The following are encoded in a window of Maridesulfovibrio ferrireducens genomic DNA:
- a CDS encoding ATP-binding protein — protein sequence MGHIIGKDIYRQLGQKVDNTTVRMPWSEPLHELLKSLYSLAEADLIVRMPYRPSSLQRISKITGINQKQLQPMLEDMCFKGLVCDMWEKDEYLYMISPFVIGFFEFTMMRTGGNLDSKKWAELFQSYMFGDRSFIDANFGDGQQISVMRALPYEETIRDVDHVEILDYEKASALIERQNLFAVGLCSCRHEKMHLGKQGCDVPLETCTSMGDAAQFLIRNKFAREISRSEMLDILARSKEMGFTLSTDNVKQNAGFICHCCGCCCNLMQGIKYSGYPGMLVSSSFIAKCDLEECNGCGLCAKACPIDAITMLEKAGVDSVTAPAKNRKYAEINNKLCLGCGVCALKCETRALQMEKREQKVIHPEDSFERVILQSLERGTLQNLIFDNPNSRSESFMRAVVGGFLKLSPVKKGLMSEALRSRFLGAIRDKN from the coding sequence ATGGGACACATCATTGGAAAAGATATTTATCGGCAGTTAGGTCAAAAGGTTGATAATACCACGGTTCGTATGCCGTGGTCTGAGCCTTTGCATGAGCTTCTTAAATCTCTTTATTCTCTCGCAGAAGCGGATCTGATTGTCCGCATGCCCTATCGCCCTTCCAGTCTTCAGCGTATCTCAAAAATTACAGGCATTAATCAAAAACAGCTCCAGCCTATGCTTGAAGACATGTGCTTCAAAGGGCTTGTTTGCGATATGTGGGAAAAAGATGAATATCTCTATATGATCAGCCCGTTTGTCATCGGTTTTTTTGAATTTACCATGATGCGTACGGGCGGCAATCTTGACTCCAAAAAATGGGCAGAATTGTTCCAAAGTTATATGTTCGGAGACCGATCTTTTATCGACGCAAATTTTGGCGACGGGCAGCAAATTTCAGTTATGCGCGCATTGCCTTATGAAGAAACTATCCGCGATGTCGATCATGTTGAGATTCTTGATTATGAGAAAGCATCAGCTTTGATTGAACGGCAAAATCTGTTCGCTGTCGGTTTATGCTCTTGCCGGCATGAAAAAATGCACCTCGGCAAACAGGGTTGCGATGTCCCCCTTGAAACTTGCACTTCCATGGGTGACGCGGCGCAGTTTTTGATCCGCAATAAATTCGCCCGCGAAATTTCACGTTCTGAAATGCTCGATATTCTTGCCCGTTCTAAAGAAATGGGATTCACGCTTTCTACGGACAACGTTAAACAGAATGCAGGTTTCATCTGTCATTGTTGCGGTTGCTGTTGCAATCTTATGCAGGGCATTAAATATTCAGGTTACCCGGGCATGCTTGTTTCTTCATCTTTCATTGCAAAGTGTGATCTTGAAGAGTGTAATGGTTGTGGATTGTGCGCCAAGGCGTGTCCGATCGATGCCATCACCATGCTTGAAAAAGCTGGCGTTGATTCTGTTACAGCTCCTGCTAAAAACCGAAAATATGCTGAAATTAATAACAAACTCTGCCTTGGATGCGGAGTCTGTGCTTTAAAATGTGAAACCAGAGCATTGCAGATGGAAAAGCGCGAGCAGAAAGTTATTCATCCCGAAGACAGCTTTGAGCGCGTTATCCTGCAATCCCTCGAACGGGGTACTTTGCAAAATCTTATTTTTGATAATCCCAACAGTCGCAGTGAATCATTTATGCGAGCTGTTGTTGGTGGGTTCCTTAAACTTTCTCCAGTTAAAAAAGGACTTATGAGTGAAGCCTTACGGTCTCGTTTTCTCGGAGCAATCAGAGATAAAAATTAA
- a CDS encoding GAF domain-containing protein — translation MGKTRLYKAIYEITRAINSSLEPKKVLSRIAEKVATEMNLKGCFIRLLDRSGELLLADASYGLSERYEKKGPVEVSKSRIDQEVLKGAILSIADVRSDDRFQYPEEAAKEGLVSLVVLPLTARGEKVIGVLRVYSGEKREFSEEELDFLKCVADLSGLALENARMFHALKRASELANDYTYRVDD, via the coding sequence ATGGGTAAAACCAGACTCTACAAAGCGATTTATGAGATTACCAGAGCTATCAATTCCAGCTTGGAACCGAAGAAGGTTCTTTCTAGGATAGCCGAGAAGGTTGCTACGGAAATGAATCTGAAAGGTTGTTTCATTCGTTTGCTTGATCGTAGCGGTGAGCTTCTTTTAGCGGATGCCTCATACGGACTGAGTGAAAGATATGAAAAAAAAGGGCCTGTAGAGGTTTCTAAAAGTCGTATCGATCAGGAAGTTTTGAAGGGCGCAATTTTAAGTATTGCCGATGTCCGCAGTGATGACCGTTTTCAGTACCCTGAAGAAGCAGCAAAAGAAGGACTTGTTTCCTTGGTTGTTCTTCCGCTTACAGCCCGGGGTGAAAAGGTTATCGGTGTGCTCAGAGTGTATTCGGGCGAAAAGCGTGAATTTTCAGAAGAGGAACTTGATTTCCTCAAATGCGTTGCAGATCTTTCAGGGCTTGCGCTGGAAAATGCACGCATGTTTCATGCACTTAAGAGGGCAAGTGAACTGGCTAACGATTACACCTACCGGGTCGATGACTGA
- a CDS encoding sulfite exporter TauE/SafE family protein translates to MYFPVAGIEVNPLVPPLVAFVVSFFTSMGGVSGAFLLMPFQMSFLGYTSPSVSATNQLFNIVAIPSGVLRYIREGRMVWPLTIVVIVGTLPGVLVGAIVRVKWLPDPTAFKLFASAVLLWIGVKLALSILKKDKSPNKGAEEKFQQLVKDHSKRNDEGEKLPTVRVLKFSVTRISYEFYGEVYDCSSIGLLSLSLIVGVVGGIYGIGGGSIIAPFFVTIFGLPVYTVAGAALMGTFVTSVAGVLFYQAIAPLYPNMAIAPDWTLGILFGIGGMAGMYLGARCQKFFPAKIIKWMLTVIILFTAAKYISEFFLK, encoded by the coding sequence ATGTATTTTCCCGTTGCAGGAATCGAAGTAAACCCTCTTGTCCCTCCGTTAGTGGCTTTCGTAGTATCTTTCTTCACTTCTATGGGGGGAGTTTCAGGCGCATTCCTGCTTATGCCTTTTCAGATGTCGTTTCTCGGCTATACGTCACCATCCGTTTCGGCAACGAATCAGCTCTTTAATATAGTCGCTATTCCGTCAGGTGTTTTGCGCTATATCCGTGAAGGGCGTATGGTTTGGCCTCTGACGATTGTCGTTATTGTGGGAACTTTGCCCGGCGTGCTTGTCGGAGCTATTGTTCGCGTCAAGTGGCTTCCTGATCCAACAGCATTTAAACTTTTTGCCTCAGCAGTGCTGTTGTGGATCGGCGTTAAACTTGCCTTAAGCATACTCAAAAAAGATAAAAGTCCTAATAAAGGTGCTGAAGAAAAGTTTCAGCAACTCGTCAAAGATCATTCAAAGAGAAATGATGAAGGTGAAAAACTTCCGACCGTACGCGTTCTGAAATTTTCAGTAACCCGCATCAGCTATGAATTTTATGGCGAGGTCTATGATTGCTCATCAATCGGTCTTCTTTCGCTGTCTTTGATAGTTGGAGTTGTGGGCGGTATTTATGGTATCGGGGGCGGGTCTATAATTGCACCGTTTTTTGTGACCATCTTCGGGTTGCCGGTTTATACCGTGGCAGGGGCGGCGCTTATGGGTACTTTTGTTACTTCGGTAGCGGGAGTGTTGTTTTATCAGGCCATCGCTCCGCTTTATCCGAATATGGCTATAGCTCCAGACTGGACGCTGGGTATTCTTTTCGGCATCGGCGGCATGGCGGGTATGTATCTCGGAGCGCGTTGTCAGAAATTTTTTCCAGCTAAAATTATCAAATGGATGCTTACGGTCATCATTTTATTTACCGCGGCTAAATATATTTCTGAGTTCTTTTTGAAGTAA
- a CDS encoding PLP-dependent aminotransferase family protein, with the protein MTNWNPTLEDGTGPKYRALADAIERDIFAGKLKPGDRLPTHRELADELAINVSTVTRGYVEAERRGLISGTVGRGTFVASDARISSSMVSFEPHAPGLIEMGMVNTFYDLDPDIQEGMKRLIRRRNSNAFMRYTDPRGLPEHRGAGAEWCKRYRLDVTPDDVLVCSGAQHGLTCCLTGLFRAGDRIASSALTYPGMKTLAAMLGIRLVPITMDKEGMLPEALDTVCRRENIKGLYLMPGVQNPTTACMSAQRREAIALIARKHSLIIIEDDAYDLTTQSSLLPVSSLVPENSVHIAGLSKSLAVGLRVAFMSAPNHLRDQLAHAILNTVWMTPPLNAELASEWIKDGTADKIINLKQDEARKRFSAVKGLLDGLIYYGQPTGFFIWLQLPKPWRGYLFEARAREAGINIFGAEKFAVGDSVVPAMARISLSGPRTTDELLRGLTVLREILSQP; encoded by the coding sequence ATGACAAATTGGAACCCCACACTTGAAGACGGGACCGGTCCGAAATATCGCGCACTGGCTGATGCCATTGAGCGTGATATCTTTGCAGGCAAGCTTAAACCGGGGGATCGCCTCCCCACACATCGCGAACTGGCTGACGAGCTGGCAATCAATGTCAGCACCGTTACACGCGGTTATGTTGAGGCTGAGCGGCGCGGTCTGATTTCGGGAACTGTAGGGCGCGGAACCTTTGTGGCTTCAGATGCGCGGATTTCTTCTTCTATGGTTTCATTCGAACCGCATGCTCCCGGTCTTATTGAGATGGGTATGGTTAATACCTTCTACGATCTGGACCCGGATATTCAAGAGGGAATGAAAAGGCTTATCCGGCGGCGTAACTCGAATGCCTTTATGCGTTACACTGATCCACGCGGGTTGCCGGAGCATCGCGGAGCAGGTGCAGAATGGTGCAAGCGTTACCGTCTTGATGTCACTCCGGATGATGTGCTCGTCTGCTCAGGCGCACAGCATGGACTCACTTGTTGCCTGACAGGGTTGTTTCGCGCGGGGGATCGTATTGCATCGTCCGCTCTCACTTATCCCGGCATGAAAACTCTGGCAGCCATGCTTGGCATCCGGCTTGTTCCGATTACAATGGATAAGGAAGGTATGCTTCCCGAAGCGCTGGATACTGTCTGCCGCAGAGAGAATATCAAAGGGCTTTACCTAATGCCCGGGGTGCAGAATCCCACCACTGCGTGTATGTCTGCGCAGCGGCGCGAAGCAATTGCTTTGATCGCGCGCAAGCATTCTCTTATTATCATTGAAGATGATGCTTATGATTTGACCACGCAAAGTTCTCTGCTTCCGGTTTCATCTCTGGTCCCTGAAAACAGTGTTCATATTGCGGGACTTTCCAAGTCACTGGCAGTGGGATTGCGGGTGGCTTTTATGTCCGCTCCCAATCATCTGCGCGATCAACTGGCACATGCGATTTTAAATACAGTATGGATGACTCCGCCTCTTAACGCAGAGCTTGCTTCTGAGTGGATAAAGGATGGCACCGCCGATAAGATTATTAATCTTAAGCAGGATGAAGCTAGAAAGCGTTTTTCAGCGGTTAAAGGTCTTCTTGACGGGTTGATCTACTACGGTCAACCAACGGGATTTTTTATCTGGCTTCAATTGCCGAAACCGTGGCGGGGTTATTTGTTTGAAGCCCGCGCCCGTGAGGCTGGAATAAATATATTCGGCGCGGAAAAGTTTGCAGTGGGTGACAGCGTTGTTCCCGCAATGGCTAGGATTTCACTTAGCGGGCCGCGTACGACAGATGAATTGTTGAGGGGGCTGACAGTTTTGCGGGAGATTTTGTCGCAGCCTTAG
- a CDS encoding type II toxin-antitoxin system HigB family toxin, producing the protein MNVISTKTLNAYRNCYPEADQALRTWLVIMKKSNFKHFSELKQIFGSADLITNDVIVFNIKGNHFRLIVNIDFLRQSAYVKWFGRHKDYNKINPSEVKHEYPPC; encoded by the coding sequence GTGAACGTAATCTCAACCAAAACATTAAATGCTTATCGCAACTGTTATCCTGAGGCGGATCAAGCCTTGCGAACATGGCTTGTAATTATGAAAAAAAGTAACTTCAAACATTTTTCAGAATTAAAACAAATTTTTGGGTCAGCTGATTTAATCACTAATGACGTGATCGTTTTTAATATAAAAGGTAATCATTTCAGATTAATTGTAAATATAGATTTCCTTCGCCAATCTGCCTACGTAAAATGGTTTGGCAGACATAAAGACTATAACAAAATTAACCCTTCGGAGGTGAAACATGAATATCCGCCCTGTTAA
- the gap gene encoding type I glyceraldehyde-3-phosphate dehydrogenase, with amino-acid sequence MSKVKVGINGFGRIGRQVLKTIWERHRDNIEVVAVNDLFDIKTNALLCSRDTNYGKFPPEITVDGNIMQIGDDFTIKNFAERDPRKIPWGECGVDVVVECTGIFRTGEKAAQHLQSGAKKVVISAPAQDEDITVVMGVNHKDYDPIKHNIISNASCTTNCLAPIVKVIHEKFGIEKGVMTTIHAYTNDQRILDQPHKDLRRARAAACNMIPTSTGAAKAVALVIPEMKGKFEGYSVRVPTPTVSLVDFVAILSKDTTTEDLKAVLKSAAEGELKGILGYSEEPLVSSDYLADPRSGIVEADFTVVQGGNLAKVYAWYDNEWGYSCRVADLIDYMAKCGL; translated from the coding sequence ATGAGTAAAGTAAAAGTTGGGATTAACGGATTCGGGCGTATTGGCCGTCAGGTGCTTAAAACCATTTGGGAAAGGCATCGTGATAATATTGAAGTTGTTGCAGTAAATGACCTTTTCGATATTAAAACCAATGCGCTGCTTTGTTCCAGAGATACAAATTACGGTAAATTTCCGCCTGAAATCACTGTTGATGGCAACATCATGCAGATTGGCGATGATTTCACTATAAAGAATTTTGCTGAACGCGATCCGCGCAAAATCCCTTGGGGAGAATGCGGTGTGGATGTGGTTGTGGAATGCACGGGTATTTTCAGAACCGGAGAAAAAGCTGCTCAGCATCTGCAAAGCGGAGCAAAAAAAGTTGTAATCTCAGCTCCTGCACAGGATGAAGACATCACTGTTGTTATGGGTGTTAACCATAAAGATTATGATCCAATAAAGCATAATATTATTTCAAATGCTTCTTGTACAACCAATTGTCTTGCTCCGATTGTAAAGGTGATTCACGAGAAGTTCGGCATTGAAAAAGGTGTTATGACCACCATTCATGCCTACACAAACGATCAGCGTATTCTCGATCAGCCGCATAAAGATTTAAGGCGCGCGCGTGCTGCTGCTTGTAATATGATTCCTACGTCCACCGGAGCGGCTAAGGCTGTTGCGTTGGTTATTCCTGAAATGAAAGGCAAGTTTGAAGGATATTCTGTACGTGTTCCTACACCGACAGTATCTCTTGTGGACTTTGTTGCAATACTTAGCAAAGACACCACAACTGAAGATCTTAAAGCTGTGCTTAAAAGTGCGGCTGAAGGCGAACTCAAGGGCATTCTCGGTTATTCCGAAGAGCCGCTTGTTTCTTCTGACTATCTGGCCGATCCTCGTTCAGGTATTGTGGAAGCTGATTTCACAGTGGTTCAGGGCGGAAATCTTGCCAAAGTATACGCATGGTACGACAACGAGTGGGGTTACTCCTGCCGCGTTGCAGACCTGATTGATTACATGGCGAAGTGCGGATTGTAA
- a CDS encoding RHS repeat-associated core domain-containing protein → MAQRGFSAGLTDKNTGLIHLGYREYCPAIGRFITPDPIGFAGGDVDIYGYCLDDPINFHDRTGLAGKSEEKKEGVFSKIISGLRKASTAIPKGLEGAAEKSIKGIKSYYRRWKSCGRSS, encoded by the coding sequence ATAGCCCAACGAGGCTTCTCCGCAGGATTGACGGATAAAAACACAGGACTCATACATTTGGGATATCGTGAATACTGTCCCGCCATCGGCAGGTTCATAACCCCTGACCCAATTGGCTTTGCTGGCGGGGATGTGGATATTTATGGCTATTGCCTCGATGATCCTATTAATTTTCATGACCGGACGGGTCTTGCTGGGAAGAGTGAGGAGAAAAAAGAAGGAGTTTTTTCAAAAATAATCTCAGGATTACGTAAAGCTTCAACTGCAATCCCGAAAGGACTTGAAGGGGCAGCGGAGAAAAGCATTAAAGGTATCAAAAGCTACTACCGAAGGTGGAAAAGCTGCGGTAGAAGCTCTTGA
- a CDS encoding helix-turn-helix domain-containing protein, with translation MNIRPVKTEGDYELALERIESLWGAKANTQEGNELDILLTLVSVYENEHHTVPQPNPIEAIKFVIDQQGLNQSDLVPFIGSRSKVSEVLSGKRPLTLSMIRALHTGLSIPAETLIQEGSPFYQDGDDVDWKKFPTSEIVSNGWVTDLDPRTQQEEIMRNLAAQAGVDNFLTQTACFRQGTRRNAKDDSFALQTWILKVLAEAHNIKIDSNFNQSELNYDFLRKVVQLSTLSSGPANAKEYLQNKGIKLVIVPHLKRTYVDAVLLLEKGKIPVIGMSLRYDRIDYFWFTLLHELAHLALNHLTASDDCIIDDLELHNSLDNIEKEADKFAKEVLIPKKLWVASNAPKSAKIADIICLAREADIHQAIVAGRIRYEKKNYRLLSRYVGHGKIRSQFN, from the coding sequence ATGAATATCCGCCCTGTTAAGACAGAAGGCGACTATGAACTCGCCCTCGAACGCATTGAATCTCTATGGGGAGCAAAGGCTAATACTCAAGAAGGCAACGAACTTGATATTCTTCTTACCCTTGTATCTGTTTATGAAAATGAACATCACACTGTTCCTCAACCAAACCCTATTGAAGCGATTAAGTTCGTGATAGATCAACAAGGATTAAATCAATCCGATTTAGTTCCATTTATAGGGAGTAGGTCTAAAGTTTCAGAAGTGCTTAGTGGAAAAAGGCCCTTAACTCTTTCAATGATTAGAGCCTTGCACACAGGACTTTCTATTCCCGCTGAAACACTAATACAAGAAGGAAGTCCTTTTTACCAAGACGGGGATGACGTTGATTGGAAAAAATTTCCAACATCTGAAATAGTTTCGAATGGATGGGTGACGGATCTCGATCCTCGTACACAGCAAGAAGAAATAATGCGTAACCTTGCGGCTCAAGCAGGGGTTGATAATTTTTTGACCCAAACAGCCTGTTTTCGTCAAGGAACTCGCCGTAACGCAAAAGATGATTCGTTTGCTCTTCAAACTTGGATTCTCAAGGTTCTGGCTGAAGCTCATAATATTAAAATTGACTCAAATTTCAATCAATCTGAGCTTAATTATGATTTTTTACGCAAGGTCGTTCAGCTTAGCACTCTTTCCTCTGGCCCAGCAAACGCTAAAGAATATTTGCAAAACAAAGGTATAAAACTGGTCATAGTGCCTCATCTGAAGCGAACATATGTTGATGCTGTACTTCTTCTGGAAAAAGGAAAAATTCCCGTAATAGGAATGAGTTTACGATATGATAGAATTGACTATTTTTGGTTTACCTTGCTGCATGAACTAGCTCACTTAGCACTGAACCACCTTACAGCCTCCGACGATTGCATTATTGATGATTTAGAATTGCATAACTCGCTAGATAATATAGAAAAAGAAGCTGATAAATTTGCAAAAGAAGTGTTAATCCCTAAAAAACTATGGGTAGCATCTAACGCACCTAAATCTGCAAAAATTGCTGATATTATTTGTCTTGCAAGAGAAGCAGATATTCATCAAGCAATTGTTGCTGGAAGAATTAGATATGAAAAAAAGAACTACCGACTTCTTTCTCGCTATGTTGGACATGGAAAAATAAGAAGCCAATTTAATTAA
- a CDS encoding RHS repeat domain-containing protein, with product MTNGEGLHPKVFTYNEESDPVSMTFEGRTFLFATNQVGTIFMVADERGYDVKRIIYDSFGNVLLDSGVSLEVCLGFAAGLTDKDTGLVHLGYREYDPAIGRFITPDPIGLAGGDVDIYGYCLDDPINFHDRTGLAGKSEEKKEGAFSKIVSGLRKASTAIPKGLEGATEKSIKGIKKATVEGGKAAAEALDKGADAAGEAVGKTVDEFKKNKELQKYTEIALGAGALPIALASGIAAGPAVSSAAASVATKIATTPGAQTVLDFAKGLNPFSGEAPKPSSPSEAAGIIGPYLVKRIDELGAWDKIGEQYNKNVQNSYANNFNIDKSKILPSRTSITKHHSK from the coding sequence GTGACAAACGGGGAAGGATTACACCCGAAGGTGTTCACATATAATGAAGAAAGCGATCCCGTCAGCATGACTTTTGAAGGACGCACCTTTCTTTTTGCGACTAATCAAGTCGGCACAATCTTCATGGTTGCGGACGAAAGAGGTTATGATGTAAAGCGGATTATATATGATTCGTTTGGTAATGTATTACTCGATAGCGGAGTCAGTTTAGAGGTATGTTTAGGATTCGCCGCGGGACTGACAGACAAAGATACCGGACTCGTACATTTGGGATATCGTGAATACGATCCCGCCATCGGCAGGTTCATCACCCCCGACCCAATCGGTTTGGCTGGCGGGGATGTGGATATTTATGGCTACTGTTTGGATGATCCGATTAATTTTCATGACCGGACGGGGTTGGCTGGGAAGAGCGAAGAAAAAAAGGAAGGAGCTTTTTCAAAAATAGTTTCAGGATTACGTAAAGCTTCTACTGCGATACCGAAAGGACTTGAAGGAGCAACGGAGAAAAGCATTAAGGGTATCAAAAAAGCTACTGTCGAAGGTGGAAAAGCTGCGGCAGAAGCTCTTGATAAGGGGGCAGATGCAGCGGGTGAGGCTGTTGGGAAAACTGTAGATGAATTTAAGAAAAATAAAGAGTTACAAAAATATACAGAGATAGCTCTCGGGGCAGGGGCGCTGCCTATTGCATTAGCTTCAGGAATAGCAGCAGGCCCTGCTGTTTCAAGTGCAGCAGCATCTGTTGCAACTAAGATCGCTACGACTCCGGGGGCACAAACTGTATTAGATTTTGCAAAGGGGCTTAACCCGTTTAGCGGAGAAGCTCCAAAACCTAGCTCTCCCAGTGAAGCCGCTGGGATTATTGGTCCTTATCTAGTAAAAAGAATTGATGAATTAGGTGCTTGGGATAAAATTGGAGAGCAGTATAATAAAAACGTACAAAATAGTTACGCGAATAATTTTAATATTGATAAAAGCAAAATATTACCTTCTCGAACATCTATAACCAAACATCACTCAAAATAG
- a CDS encoding RHS repeat-associated core domain-containing protein yields the protein MVADKRGYDVKRIIYDSFGNVLLDSGVSLDVCLGFAAGLHDKDTGLVHLGYREYAPIIGRFITPDPIGLAGGDVDVYGYCWDDPINFYDRTGLAGKSEEKKKENYKSDSITGLDMHEVIKKYGKKPYSAIKWGGEGRTLKDGPKYGNWGGGLHSGGVDGGKVGSKPPVDSSDEAYKKHDLAYERIKNIEILGDVNEVQKQKIKEADEMLVEDLEKLGDDPSKWTNPPKGKDKEDAKDYRKAAKLIFKMKNYVKQ from the coding sequence ATGGTTGCGGACAAAAGAGGTTATGATGTAAAGCGAATTATATATGATTCGTTTGGGAATGTATTGCTCGATAGCGGAGTCAGTCTGGATGTATGCCTCGGATTCGCCGCCGGACTTCACGATAAAGATACCGGACTCGTACATTTGGGCTATCGCGAATACGCCCCCATCATCGGCAGGTTCATAACTCCCGACCCCATCGGTTTAGCTGGCGGGGATGTGGATGTTTATGGTTATTGTTGGGATGATCCGATTAATTTTTATGATCGGACGGGGCTTGCTGGGAAGAGTGAAGAAAAGAAAAAAGAGAATTATAAAAGTGATTCTATTACTGGGCTTGATATGCATGAAGTGATTAAAAAATACGGGAAAAAACCCTACTCTGCAATAAAATGGGGAGGAGAAGGTCGAACTTTAAAAGATGGTCCAAAATATGGAAATTGGGGAGGAGGGCTCCATAGTGGAGGTGTAGACGGAGGAAAGGTTGGTTCGAAACCTCCTGTAGATAGCTCAGATGAGGCCTATAAAAAACATGATCTTGCGTATGAGCGTATAAAAAATATAGAAATATTGGGAGATGTTAATGAAGTACAAAAACAAAAAATTAAGGAAGCTGACGAAATGTTGGTAGAAGATCTTGAAAAACTAGGTGATGATCCAAGTAAGTGGACTAATCCACCAAAAGGAAAAGATAAGGAAGATGCAAAAGATTACAGAAAAGCTGCTAAATTAATTTTTAAAATGAAAAATTATGTTAAGCAATAA